A window of Zestosphaera sp. genomic DNA:
TATATGGTAGTTGCTCGGGCCTCACTCCAAGAGACCTCAAAACTTCAATAGCTTCTTCAGGACTTAAAACTTCGTGCTTAGGAACCAGCTCGTGTTCTAATATCTTAAATTTGGGCTTCTCACTCATTCCATACCCCACCAATCATTCCTGCTAAACAAGAAAACCAGAACACACATTTTAAGCTTTTAACCTCGACCAAATCAATAAAGTTTTAAAGGAGTTAATAAGTATAAATGTGTGGGTCGGGCCCGTAGCTCAGCCAGGTAGAGCGGCGGGCTTTTAACCCGTAGGTCCCGGGTTCAAATCCCGGCGGGCCCGCCACAAACCAATCCTTACTAGTAACTCACATCTCACTAGAATAGCTACAGGCAGTTTATCTGTACTAACTCGAATTATCTCTAGATCCTCCTCGCTAGTTAACACACTTCGTTAACTAGTAATGATTTCCTAGAAGATAGAGACTCTTAATGGGCTAAAGAAGTCGAAATGGGTCGTGTGACGCTATTTATAAAAATTCAATATCGAAATCTAATTATATCACGATATACTGAATCTAGACTCGAAATCCCTGACCTCCTTAAATATGATGGGCGACAGTATCAGTAACGCTACTAAGTTTACGTATACGGGAAGACCTGCTGTAATGTCGCCCAGAATCCAGAACACTGCCGGCACTGTCCCGTAGAGTAGCGCTGTAGCGCCTACGCCCCACACGATGAACGGAGACCCGATCTGGAAGAATCTTATAATAGCGTTCATGAGTTTTGGTCTGCTTCTGAGCCAGTATCTCATCTCGACCTCATAGTAAGTATACCAGCCGGTGCTTGTTGACAAAACGAATAGGAACAACGTCAAGTATAGTATTACTGGCGCCACTGGACCATAGACCAATTCAAAAGCCTGGAGCACTGCTCCCACACCACCTTCACCTGCCTGCCAGACTCCGGTCGCAATGACTACAAGAGCTGTCATCGAACACACTACTATCGTGTCAAGGAAGACCTCCATAATCCCCCACATACCCTGCTTAACAGGATGATCTACCCTAGCGGCGGCATGGATATGTGGAGCGCTTCCCCATCCAGCCTCATTACTGTAGACACTTCTGGCAACACCTACTTGAATAGCCTTAGTCACAGCGGCTCCGGCGAAACCCCCTATGGTAGCCGCCGGCGTAAATGCATAGGTGAATATTTGAATGAATGCGTTAGGTACATCGTGTATGTATTTAACTAGAATTCCCAGACATCCGCCAACGTACATCATGACCATCAGCGGCATGAGTAGCTCAGCCATTCTAGAAACTCTGGGTATGAAACCTACACATATAGCAGTAGTTAATAAAGCGTAGATCAGGCCCACCATGACTGAAGCCTCACTAGATAGCTGGAAGCTCGTCATCGCTCCCTCCATGATTGTGTAATTGCTCATTGATATTACAGCAGTCGAACAGAAGGTGAGAGTGAATAAAGTTGCGAGAGGTTTCCAAACCCAGCCAGGCAACCGCATCTCCTTACCCAGTCCTTTCTCCATGTAGTATGGGGGACCGCCATACGCTCTCCTATCAGGTAAAACCTCTCTATACTTAACGCCGAGAACTACTTCAGCAAATTTTGTGCCCATGCCGAAGAGCGCTGCTATCCACATCCAGAATACTGCACCAGGGCCTCCTAACGCTACTGCGCTGGAGACTCCGGCTATGTTTCCCATTCCTATCGTAGCTCCTGTCGCCGTAGTCCAGGCAGCAAACTGAGACACTATCCCGGATCCTTTTCCCCTACGCGCTTCCGCTATACTCCATAACGTGTTTCTAAGTATAGTACCAAATTTTCTGAACTGGAAGAACCGCATGCCAACGGTTAGGTAAAGTCCCGCTAGCAGGAAGATGACCGGCAACAGCGGATTCCACACAACCCCATATGCTATAAACTCGAGTACGCTCTTAAGATCCAGCATCCATCACCCGGTGGGATTCATAGATTATTATATCGCTACGCCTTATAAAGCCTAGTGAGGCTGTCTCGAGCTTCGTGAAGGTTTGTAAGGGGTTGATTTGATATTGTGGGTTGAGCCTACCCACAATAAGATAACCTACATCAACCATTATAAACCTTTATAAAACCCAAAACGGTTGCACCAGGCGGGCTCGGACTCTTGAAAATAAAAATCTGTGAAGTAACGTATTTCTAGTGATTAGGATTGAAGTGGTACGTGAGTAAGAAGGTTCGTGAGTTGGTTGTTAGGGTAGATTCTGTAGCTGTTTTATCATCTGTTAGGAGAGTCTACAGGAATGTAGAGCTCTCGCACATCCTAGGCGTTAGTGAGGCAACTCTGAGCAAATACTATCATGGCATGACTATCCCCGCCTACCCCATGGCTGAGAAGCTACTTAAGAGCTTTCTTAGCGAAGAGTTTGCTAAGAAGTGTGTGGGCAGGTTCATGAATAAAGTTGGCTGGGATTTAAGGAGAGCTTGTGTAGATCCGCACTTCATCAACTATGTGACTACATACTTTAAGTATAGACTACTTAGCAAGTTACCTGGCTTTCTGGTAGACAAATTCATAACACTACCTGACTACTCACTAAGCATAGCCTCACACCTCTCAACTTCTCTTGAAGTCCCTCTAGTAATGTCTACTGAGGAAGACATGATAATAGGGTTAGAAACTAAAAGTAGACCGCCAGCACTACTGCAGAAGGGAGATTATGTGATTTCAATACATGCAATACTCAACAAGGAAATAGCAGAATACTTCAGATACCTAGCAGACTTACACAACCTGAAGTACGTAGCGGCACTAACTATAGTCTTAATGGACGAAAAGAAAGTATCAGAGATTCTTAAGACCACAATATTTAATTTAATACCTTAAGCAACTAATCTCTTCTCCCAATCACTAGGACACTGCTTACACTTTACTCGAGTATGAGTATCATAGCGTGGGTTTCTCATCACTATGTTTCAGCGCTTATAGACCTAAATCATCAATATGTTCTTATTATCAGGTTTAATAAACCTTAAGATCAATTTAGTTACCTTGACGTGCCACTGTTGTAGTAAGTACTCATAGAGTCAGCCCAGTAGTATCGCCTTCTCGATCTTTAAGCCTACTACAGCACCCTCTGACAAAACTTCATGTGTTGTGGTTACGAGCTCGTATCCATTAATACTAACTAAAACTGTCGAACGTCCTGTATCATGCTTAATCTTCCTAACTACCTTACCTTTAAGCACCCCGTCTTGATCGACCGTAATATACTTAGGTAGTATGAGAATCCTTGGAGAGCTTCTAAAACTCTTCCTATACGAGCCTGCGTAAATCCTGTACCCGTTAAACAGAGCTACGCAGAAATCTCCTTCATCACACTCCACATCATCTGCCTCGATCACAGACCCTAACCAAGCCCTGACATCTAAAGGCATGTTTTCAGTTCTCAGGTTTGCCGGACGTCCCACAAATAACGCATTACCTTCGTGGAGAAGACAAACGACGTCAGCGTAAGGTAATAAATCCTCAAAATTATGAGTAGAGACGATGATAGTCTTATCACTCTTCCTTACCTTCAATATGTTGTTACGGATTATCTGCCATGTCTGAATATCCACGCTCAACTCAGGCTCGTCCATTAACACGACATCGCTATCAACGACGAGAGCTCTAGCTATAGCGACTCTCCTGGCCTCACCACCACTTAATTCCCCAGGATACTTATTAAGGAGGTGTTGTATGTCTAGTAATTTAGCAACTTCTTCAATTTTTTCCTTGATAATCTGAGGGTCGCGCTCACGGTCAACAAGCCCTAGAGCTATGTTCCACCAGACTTTCAGACTAGGTATTAACGCGTTGTTTTGAGGTACATACGAGACTCTCCTAAGGCTTGGAGGACTGTCATCCGCGACCTCTCCTCCAATGAACACTTTACCGCTGTAGTTGACTAAGCCGGCTATCGCTTTTAGTAGCGTAGTTTTTCCGCTGCCGTTGCGTCCTATTAGTATGGAGAGACTCCCTGCAGGGAAGTCCGCATTAACACTCTTCAACGCTACTTTACTTGAGTAAGTAACACTTAAGTTCCTAACGGAAACGTCTCTCATAGATACTGTTCACCACCCTATAGAAGTTCTTTTCTAACCAATCTAACAACACATCAATCGAGATGAGCGTCAATGACAATACCAAAACAACAGCAATTAGTTTATCCATGTTTAGAGTAGATGCGTATATTAGAGCTAGATAACCTATCCCGTTCGGCAAGACGAGCATTTCAGCCACGAATACTGTTTTCCACACCATGACGGCCTCTGTTTTTATTGAGGGAAGTATCCGCAATATTAACTGTGGCAGTATAACTAACTCATACCTAGTCCTGTGCCTTAGACAGTATACGGCAGTGATGTCTAGCTGGTCTCTATCGAAAGTTCTTAGCGTGTTAATTACCCCGTATAGTATTGGTGGGTATGAACACATGAACGAAGCTACTAGCGGTAATCTAAACTCGTCAATCCCTACTAAAACAATCAGTATCGGGACCCACGCAACTGAAGGCACTGAAAACATTAAGGTCGCTATAGGACTTACGTAATCACTCACGGAACGCTTAATCGAGATAGCTAGACCTGTGAGAAGACCTAAAAAAAGACCTACAGTAAATCCTAGCAAAGATCTGAAGAAAGTTTGAGAGTAGTTACTCAGTAACGTGTATAAGAAAGACTTATCCGTGAAGTTCCAGAGAACGTAAGTGAATGGAGGGAATATAGTTTTAGGTGCTGAAACCAAGTATCTAGCAGTAAATTCCCAAATCAAGAAAAATACGAATATTGAGACAGCATTCTTTAAATTCATTACTGACCCACACTACGAACTACTATTTCTGTCGCGTTAAGTCTGTTCTTCAGCAGCCCATGCTTATACATGAAATCTATGTATTCCTGGATTTCACGCACATCGATCTCCATAATCCACTCAAGACTACTGATGGATTTTAAGGCTACTTCCCTACTTATGCCGAGCTCTGTAGAGCTTGCCTGTATCGCTAACTCTTTATTACTCTCAAGTATTACGAGAGCTTCTCTAGTCACTTCTAAGAGCTTCTTAACTACCTCAGGCTTATTCTTCAGTATATCGCCGCGAACTATGATGTAGCTACCTGGCATACTAGGCCACACATCTTGAGCTCTTAACAAGACCTTAGCACCGCTAGCTTCGGCAACACTCGCGTAATGTTCTGGTAGTGAAGCCGCATCAATCTGTCCACTAATCAGCATAGACAGCAACGTCTGCGGATCACCAACAGGCTTTATGTTGAATCTAACACCGTAAACGTCCTGAATTCTTAGGAGGAGTAGATTTGTTGGGTTAGCAAGCCCCGTCGAGTAAACAGTAATGTTGTTTAAGTCTTCAATGCTTGACACCTTATTAGGGTTAACTACTAGCGCGTAACCGTAATCGTGAACTTTCATAACTATCTTAACGTCAACACCCTGGTCTATTAAGTTAAGTATAGGTCCTAAGCAAGCCCACCCAGCATCAATTTCTCTTCTAGCTATTGCTGCAGCTAAATCAGCTCCTGTCCTAAACTTAAAAAGTTTGGTAATATTGAGCTCGTGTTTCTTGAAAAGATCAGCATGTAATGCTATCCAAGCAGGCGTAGCATGCGCGTTAAACTCTATACCGAGACTAACATTCTCAGCACTGGCTACAGGACTGACTAGGAACATAGACCAGTAAATTAATAATAACACGGCTAAAACTAAACTACTAATTACTATTAACCTAGTTTCAGACCGCGCCATAGCGTTTTACCCTGTTAATAATCTGATTTAAGTGTTTAAAAGCTTATGACATTATATGTAAAGAAAGTCATTTACACTAGACGTCAAGTCATTAGCTAAACATTTATTACTAAGTAGACAGCAATTATCTCAGAAGAAGTAAGATAAGATGATGTCTACCTCCGGTACTGAAAACTGATGAGAAGGCATTTGTCTGATTAAAAACTTCCTCAGACCCTCCCCACCAAATCTTCAACTTAAAATATTTCTAGAAGATAGAGATAATAGGGGCTGTGAAGTCGACGACGGGCGGACTGAAGAGATGAAGAGCCATTGCAGCTCTGAGCTCCGCAATCATAGCTGAGAACTTATTGAAATCACTTCCCTTCTAATTTATGTTGAAACAAGTAGAATGCTCGTTACTTCATCAACTCTTTATTTCTGATGTACGTGGTCAGCTTATACCATGAATACAGTAGTCCAGCATTGAGACAAACATATAAAATAACTGCTAACGCTTGAACTAGTATTGAGTGACTCCACTCTGTACTTAAAGAAACTAGAGACCTTATTAAGACTATCTGTATTAGTATTAAGAAGAAGCCGTAAAGCATTAAGATTAGAGGAACTTTTAGATTTCCTAAGAGATTCCTCATTTAGTTACGTCACCAAACAATAATACTTGCTTAGCCTTGAGCAGAATTCACGAGCATGATGCTCGGCCTGAAAGGCAACGCGTTCCTCTTTTTGCCGCCGTAGTCAGGTGCTTCCACGTCACTCGCTTTATAGACTTCTCTGAGTCTAATTCCAGTCTCTCCTTCTATGAATTTCCTGAACTTAAGGAGGATCTCATACTCGTCTACGAAACCTACTCTAGCGATAGCTTCCAGCAACTCTGGAGGTAATGACATAACTAAATCTACTAGTGTCTTAGCTACCTTAGGCGCTTGCTTCTGGTCGGCAAACCCGCTAGTTACCAGGTATTTTATTACGTCACCTATTCTGCCGCCGCCTCGCAGTATCCTGACACACTCAATTAAGTGTTTGTACTCATACTCTGTAGACACGTATACTACTGCCTCATTACCTTTCACTATCTTAGACAAGTTCTTTAAGTCATCAATAAATCTCTCTAAGAATAAGTAACCTAGTTCTACAGACTCGTCAATCATTCTCTCCAACTCTTCTTTCAAAGGCAGTCTCTCAGTAGCTAGTAGTCTGCTCATCCCCATCTCATGCCACAACTCTTCAGTAATGAATGGAGTCACGGGATGCATCACTTTAAGCCACATGACCAGCAAGTCTCTCAAGACTCTCGACGGTTTCTCAACCATTTTCAGATACCTGAGAATATCTTGGTGTATGTTGTAGAAGATCTTTAAGCATGCTGCTCTCACCCTAACTTTAGATAAGTCTTCATACGCCCCCAACACATTCCTGGCAAACCTAGAGAGAAGCCATTTCTCAGGAAGACCTATTACGTCGCTCAAGTCACTAACGTTAGAGAAGGAAGTTATTAAGTCATGTATAGACCTGAGTTTCGCCTTAGTAGAGTCAAGTACTTCTATATCAAGATTTAGATCGCTCTCTACCTCGGCTCCCGACGCTATAGCGAGTCTCACAACGTCAGGCGAGTACGTGGAAACTAGCCAGTGCAACGGGAAGATATTGCCTCTAGACTTAGCCATCTTCTCTCCTTGTATGAGTACCCAACCATTAGCAACTATTTGCCTAGGCCACAGACTTTCCGGGAATATAGCTACGTGATTAAATATGAAGAACGTTAAGTGATTAGGTATCAAGTCTTTACCACTATGTCGTGAATCAAGAGGATACCAGTAAAGGAACTCCCTCCTTAAATCTTCTAAAACTTTCCGGTCAACACCTATCTTGTCCGGCTCCCCAGAGCCCAGCATCACGTAGTCCCAGAATTCGTAAGTTAGCTTCTCAGGCGGCACACCATACTCTCTTATTTTATGTATGACCGTGTAGAAAGCCATGTATATCGTGGAGTCACTTAAAGACTCAATAATCCAGCCAGGAGCCCACGGCAACTCAGTCCCTAAACCTCTACTCCTAGTACACGCCTTCTCTCTCAACCAATAAATAGTGTTCACGAACTGGGTCCTCGCTTCTTCAGGCACTAACCTAATCTTAGACAACGCTTCGAGTGCCAGCTTCTTCCAGCCTGTATCACCGTAATTAATAAACCACTGATCCTTAACTATCTTAACTACTATCTCCGTACCACACCTACAGTATACAGGCGCGTTCATCACGTCATACATTAGGTCTCCGAACCCATTACTTAATAAGAAGTTCTTGATCTTCTCTCGCGCCTCCTTAACCGGAACACCGGAAATCTCATTCAATATGAAGTCTCGAGCCCCCTTAATGACTTCCTGCTCAATCAGGTTAGCTAGGTCTGAACGCATAACACCCGACTCTAGCTCCACTCTATAGACTTCTTTAGTAGCGTTATCTAGTAAGATATGCTCTTCCTGTGACTTAATGTCTAGCCTCTCAACAGCGTCTTTAGCCGGGATATCACTATACCCCTCAACTTTTATGAGGGGTATGGGCTCTAGCCCCTCCCAAGAGCCACTCTTCTTGTTGAGTACGTAATCACGCAAAGCAACATAATCGTAAGGTGCGTGTGCTGGCACGCTCATCACTACACCAGTTCCAAATTTGGGGTCAACGAAAGAGGCTTCAATAACTTGAATCACGCGTCCGGTAACCGGATTTACTGCTTTCCTACCTATGAGGTCCTCACCACTTACCTCACGAACTATCTCCACGTTCCTCTGAAAACCTAACTTCTTAGCAGCCTCGCACGAGAGAACCCAAGTATCAGTACCTCGGCTTGTCTCAACACTAGCAATACAGTATTTCACGTTCGGGTTAACCCATATGTTAGTTACTCCCAAGACAGTCTCAGGCCTTAAAGTAGCTACGACGTAGTTCAACCCGTCGAGACCGGCGAACTTTATCAAGTAGACCTCATCTATCTCAGGCTCTACATCATCTTTGGTGTCGTGCATTCCTACAGGCATGTTATGCCTAGGACACCAACCAACAGGGTGTGAACCCCTAGTTAAGTAGCCTGAATCTAGGAGCTTCTTGAACTGCCACCTAATAAAAGCCTTAAACTCTGGGTCTATAGTTGTGAATTCTCTCCTCCAATCAATAGATAGTCCGTAGAGCTTCATAGCCTTCTTAGATATTTCGTGGAAGAACCTGGCCACGTCAACAGGGTCTTTAAGCTTCATGAGTTCCTCACTCTCAACTTGAAACACCTTAGCTACATTACTCACGTATTGCGGATCTCCAGTAGCTAGACCTTCAGCAAGAGCTAGTATAGGAGTTCCAGTATAGTGGAAGCCCATAGGGAATAGCACATTATATCCTAAACCCCTGAAAAACCTGGCTAGTATATCAGGGATCAAGTATGTCCTAGCATGACCTACGTGTGCCGGCCCGTTAGGGTACATGAAAGCAGCTGTTAAGAAGTACTTCGGCAGACCTTCCTTCGGGTCTGCCTCATAAACTCTCTCCTCTTCCCAAATTCTAGACCATTTACGAGCTATATCAACGAGGTATGCTACAAAGTCTTCAAGACTCGCGGTACCCGTGATCATCACCTAGTAATCTCTTACAACCCCCAATATATTTAAAACATTACTAGTACTCTGCCAACAGAGAAAAAATTGAGACTCTACAAGACCATATACGTTTTCCACTCTCGAACTTAAATTATTACCATTGACTCTAAGCAATAAATAAAAATAATAACTTTGAGTAGTTAATTCACGTGGGTCTCTTAAGTGGGTGTTAATTTAAGAGAGTTAGTGGAGGAGACTTCCGCAGTTAGAATCATTAACGACTTAAGAGAGTTGAGAGGTAAGGTCGTGGCTATTGATGCTTACAACGCTCTCTACCAATTCTTAGCAGCGATAAGACAACCCGACGGAACTCCGTTAATGGATACTAAAGGACGCGTAACAAGCCACTTAAGCGGGCTTTTCTACAGAACAATCAATCTTGTGGAGTCAGGTCTTAAGCCGGTATACGTATTTGATGGTAAGCCGCCTGAGTTGAAAGCTAAGGAGATCGCGGAAAGACTCGCGATAAAAGAAGAGTTTGCCAAGAAGTATGAGGCCGCCATAGCAGAGGGCAGGATTGAAGAAGCGCGTAAGTACGCGCAAGCTACTGGGAGACTAACTTCAGACATGGTTGAAGACTCTAAAAGGTTGTTAACAGCTATGGGCATACCGTACGTTAACGCGCCCTCAGAAGGTGAGGCGCAGGCCGCTTATATGGCTAGGAAAGGTCACGTATGGGCGTCAGTTTCCCAAGACTATGACTCACTATTATTTGATACGCCTAGACTCTTAAGAAACTTAACAATTAGCGGTAAACGCAAGTTGCCAGGTAAAGAAGTATATGTTGAAATAAAGCCTGAACTCATAGAACTAGACACCCTACTCAAACAACTAGGGATAAATAGAGAACAGTTGATAGATATAGCTATATTCCTCGGAACAGACTTCAACCCCGAGGGAGTAAAGGGTGTGGGACCTAAAACCGCGCTCAAACTAATAAAAACGTACGGGAGCTTTGAGAAAGCAGCTAAGGCACTCCCAAACATCAAGATAGATTTCAACTACGAAGAAATCAGAAAGATATTTCTAAACCCGCCAGTAACAGATTCATACACGATTAAATGGGACGAGCCTAACCTTGAGCTAATAAACAAGATTTTAGTAGAGGAACATGACTTCTCAGAAGAAAGAGTTAGTGGAGCAGTAGAGAGGTTAAAAAAAGCTTACAGAGAGTTCCTCAAAGCCCAGGTTAAGGGGCTTGAAGCCTGGTTCAAGAAATAAGTAGTGATTTCGCTTCCTGCTCTAAGCATAGCAGGTCTTGCTCATGTCTTAAAACAAGCTCTAAAGAATTGGAGAGAGGTTAAGTCCTAGCAGATTCGATAATATAGTATCCAAACCCGTGTAGCGGACGTTTAATTAATTTAGCTGATTCTATGTAA
This region includes:
- a CDS encoding amino acid carrier protein produces the protein MLDLKSVLEFIAYGVVWNPLLPVIFLLAGLYLTVGMRFFQFRKFGTILRNTLWSIAEARRGKGSGIVSQFAAWTTATGATIGMGNIAGVSSAVALGGPGAVFWMWIAALFGMGTKFAEVVLGVKYREVLPDRRAYGGPPYYMEKGLGKEMRLPGWVWKPLATLFTLTFCSTAVISMSNYTIMEGAMTSFQLSSEASVMVGLIYALLTTAICVGFIPRVSRMAELLMPLMVMMYVGGCLGILVKYIHDVPNAFIQIFTYAFTPAATIGGFAGAAVTKAIQVGVARSVYSNEAGWGSAPHIHAAARVDHPVKQGMWGIMEVFLDTIVVCSMTALVVIATGVWQAGEGGVGAVLQAFELVYGPVAPVILYLTLFLFVLSTSTGWYTYYEVEMRYWLRSRPKLMNAIIRFFQIGSPFIVWGVGATALLYGTVPAVFWILGDITAGLPVYVNLVALLILSPIIFKEVRDFESRFSIS
- the leuS gene encoding leucine--tRNA ligase, which produces MITGTASLEDFVAYLVDIARKWSRIWEEERVYEADPKEGLPKYFLTAAFMYPNGPAHVGHARTYLIPDILARFFRGLGYNVLFPMGFHYTGTPILALAEGLATGDPQYVSNVAKVFQVESEELMKLKDPVDVARFFHEISKKAMKLYGLSIDWRREFTTIDPEFKAFIRWQFKKLLDSGYLTRGSHPVGWCPRHNMPVGMHDTKDDVEPEIDEVYLIKFAGLDGLNYVVATLRPETVLGVTNIWVNPNVKYCIASVETSRGTDTWVLSCEAAKKLGFQRNVEIVREVSGEDLIGRKAVNPVTGRVIQVIEASFVDPKFGTGVVMSVPAHAPYDYVALRDYVLNKKSGSWEGLEPIPLIKVEGYSDIPAKDAVERLDIKSQEEHILLDNATKEVYRVELESGVMRSDLANLIEQEVIKGARDFILNEISGVPVKEAREKIKNFLLSNGFGDLMYDVMNAPVYCRCGTEIVVKIVKDQWFINYGDTGWKKLALEALSKIRLVPEEARTQFVNTIYWLREKACTRSRGLGTELPWAPGWIIESLSDSTIYMAFYTVIHKIREYGVPPEKLTYEFWDYVMLGSGEPDKIGVDRKVLEDLRREFLYWYPLDSRHSGKDLIPNHLTFFIFNHVAIFPESLWPRQIVANGWVLIQGEKMAKSRGNIFPLHWLVSTYSPDVVRLAIASGAEVESDLNLDIEVLDSTKAKLRSIHDLITSFSNVSDLSDVIGLPEKWLLSRFARNVLGAYEDLSKVRVRAACLKIFYNIHQDILRYLKMVEKPSRVLRDLLVMWLKVMHPVTPFITEELWHEMGMSRLLATERLPLKEELERMIDESVELGYLFLERFIDDLKNLSKIVKGNEAVVYVSTEYEYKHLIECVRILRGGGRIGDVIKYLVTSGFADQKQAPKVAKTLVDLVMSLPPELLEAIARVGFVDEYEILLKFRKFIEGETGIRLREVYKASDVEAPDYGGKKRNALPFRPSIMLVNSAQG
- a CDS encoding DNA-directed RNA polymerase subunit H, with amino-acid sequence MSEKPKFKILEHELVPKHEVLSPEEAIEVLRSLGVRPEQLPYIRASDPVARAIGAKPGDIVRITRKSPTAGKIIVYRFVIAG
- a CDS encoding ABC transporter substrate-binding protein → MARSETRLIVISSLVLAVLLLIYWSMFLVSPVASAENVSLGIEFNAHATPAWIALHADLFKKHELNITKLFKFRTGADLAAAIARREIDAGWACLGPILNLIDQGVDVKIVMKVHDYGYALVVNPNKVSSIEDLNNITVYSTGLANPTNLLLLRIQDVYGVRFNIKPVGDPQTLLSMLISGQIDAASLPEHYASVAEASGAKVLLRAQDVWPSMPGSYIIVRGDILKNKPEVVKKLLEVTREALVILESNKELAIQASSTELGISREVALKSISSLEWIMEIDVREIQEYIDFMYKHGLLKNRLNATEIVVRSVGQ
- the fen gene encoding flap endonuclease-1, with the protein product MGVNLRELVEETSAVRIINDLRELRGKVVAIDAYNALYQFLAAIRQPDGTPLMDTKGRVTSHLSGLFYRTINLVESGLKPVYVFDGKPPELKAKEIAERLAIKEEFAKKYEAAIAEGRIEEARKYAQATGRLTSDMVEDSKRLLTAMGIPYVNAPSEGEAQAAYMARKGHVWASVSQDYDSLLFDTPRLLRNLTISGKRKLPGKEVYVEIKPELIELDTLLKQLGINREQLIDIAIFLGTDFNPEGVKGVGPKTALKLIKTYGSFEKAAKALPNIKIDFNYEEIRKIFLNPPVTDSYTIKWDEPNLELINKILVEEHDFSEERVSGAVERLKKAYREFLKAQVKGLEAWFKK
- a CDS encoding ABC transporter permease subunit, yielding MNLKNAVSIFVFFLIWEFTARYLVSAPKTIFPPFTYVLWNFTDKSFLYTLLSNYSQTFFRSLLGFTVGLFLGLLTGLAISIKRSVSDYVSPIATLMFSVPSVAWVPILIVLVGIDEFRLPLVASFMCSYPPILYGVINTLRTFDRDQLDITAVYCLRHRTRYELVILPQLILRILPSIKTEAVMVWKTVFVAEMLVLPNGIGYLALIYASTLNMDKLIAVVLVLSLTLISIDVLLDWLEKNFYRVVNSIYERRFR
- a CDS encoding ABC transporter ATP-binding protein, translated to MRDVSVRNLSVTYSSKVALKSVNADFPAGSLSILIGRNGSGKTTLLKAIAGLVNYSGKVFIGGEVADDSPPSLRRVSYVPQNNALIPSLKVWWNIALGLVDRERDPQIIKEKIEEVAKLLDIQHLLNKYPGELSGGEARRVAIARALVVDSDVVLMDEPELSVDIQTWQIIRNNILKVRKSDKTIIVSTHNFEDLLPYADVVCLLHEGNALFVGRPANLRTENMPLDVRAWLGSVIEADDVECDEGDFCVALFNGYRIYAGSYRKSFRSSPRILILPKYITVDQDGVLKGKVVRKIKHDTGRSTVLVSINGYELVTTTHEVLSEGAVVGLKIEKAILLG